The following nucleotide sequence is from Streptomyces sp. HUAS CB01.
GGCGGCGACCGCGGTGACGGACGCGTTCGTCCACCCGGCCTCCGCGACCACGGACGTGGCCTGCTCGACCAGGTGCTCCCTGGCGGCGGCCAGACGGTCCTCGACGGCGGGCGTCCTGCGGTACGGCATGGAAACAGTGAACCACCGTTCAGTGCTTCGGGCCAGACCTGCCGGGGAGGGCCGCGCGACGCGACCACGCTCGGGCGCCCGTCGTGCGGGCGCCTGTTCCGTCGGGGCCCTGCGGGGTCGTGGTCGTGGTGCGGTGCGTGTTCCGGCGGGGCCCTGCGGGGTCGTGGTCGTGGTGCGTGTTCCGTCGGGGCCGCGCGGGGCCGGGGTCGTCGTGTGGTGCGTGTTCCGGCGGGGCCCCGCGGGGCCGCACGGGGCCGGGGTCGTGGTCGTGGTGCGTGTTCCGGCGGGGCCCCGCGGGGGCTGCCGGGGTCGTGGCGTTCGTTCCCGCCGGGTCCGTGTGGGTCCGCGGCCGTCGTGCCGCTGCCCGCTGGAGGGCGCTCCTCACCGCAGCCGGCCCCGCGGTCGGGTACGCGGGCGCGGGCCGTGAGCGGGCCAGGGCCGAGTCGAGCCCGAGCCCGAGCCGCGTTCGAATCGAGCCCGAGCCCGAGCCCGAGCCCCAGCCGAGCCCGGGGCGCGCACAGGTCGGCTCCGAGTCGCGTACGAGCCGGTGTGAGCGCGAGCCGAGGCCGAGTCGAGCCCGAGCCGAGGCCGAGTCGAGCCCGAGCCGAGCCCGGGTCGTGCCCGGGGCGCGCACAGGTCGGCTCCGAGTCGCGTACGAGCGGTGTGAGCGCGAGCCGGGTCCGGGTCGCGCGGCCCGAACGCGAAGTGCCGGGCGCGGGCTCGCGACAGTCGACATCGGCCGAAACTGTTTCGGCCCCACGGTCCCGCGGCCGCGCGAAACCGTGAACCCGCAAGCCCACGGACCAGCCGCCGCGCCGCGCCCGGACGCCGGCTCCGCACGGCACCGCCCCGGCGCACCCTCGCGTGGGCCGGGCAGGGCAGGGCCGGGCCGCGGCGGGGGAGGGCCCGCGGCGGGGAGGGGCCGTGGCACGGCCCTGGACCCGCGGAGCGCTCAGCCGCCCGCTCGCCCGGCCCGTTCCGCGGCGCCCCCGAGTACGCCCCCGAGCACGTCCTCGATCCGCCGCCACGCTGCCTCGTCCCTCGGGACGGCGGGCAGGCCACGGCCCCGGCCCGTTCCCCACGCCGTCGCGACGGCCACCGGATCACGTCCGGTCGCCGCGCCCGCGGCGAGCGCGGCGGCTCCCAGCGCGACGAGTTCCTCGGACTCCGGGATCAGCACGGCGCGGCCCGACAGGCGGCGGACGGTGTCGACCCAGAACCGTCCTCGCGCGCCGCCCCCGATCAGCCTCAGGGGACGCTCGTGCGCGGCGGGCCCGTCCGGGCCGCCGTCCCCCTCACCGCCGCCGAGGGGGAGTTCGTCCAGGGCGCGCAGCACGGTGAACACCGCGCCCTCGTACGCCGCGCCCAGCAGCTGACGCGGCGTGGTCGTGTGCCGCAGGCCGGTGAGCAGGCCCGAGGCGTGCGGGAGGTCGGGGGTGCGCTCGCCGTCGAGATACGGCAGCAGCACCGCCTCGCCACCCGGCTCGGCGTCCTCGCGGTCGAGCCCGAGCAGCGCGGCGACCTTGTCGACCGCGAGCGTGCAGTTGAGGGTGCAGGCGAGCGGCAGATGGCCGCCGTCCGTGGCGGCGAAGCCGGCCAGGGCGGGCGACGTGGGGCGGGTACGGGTGGCCGCGAACGCCGTGCCCGAGGTGCCGAGGCTGACCACCGGGTGGTCGAGCAGGCCCGCGCCGCCGAGGCCCAGCCCGACCGCCGCCGCCATGTTGTCGCCCGTTCCCGCGGCGACGGCGATGCCCTCCGGCAGGCCGAGAGCCTCGGCCGCCGAGCGGGTGA
It contains:
- the xylB gene encoding xylulokinase, which produces MPSSPVVIGVDSSTQSTKAAVIDADSGRLLAVGRSPHAVTGEGGARETDPEVWWRALGEAVASALDASGAPASAVTAIAVAGQQHGLVTLDTAGRPLRPALLWNDTRSAPQAAALTRALGGPDAWTARTGSVPVASMTATKWQWLRENEPRTADATAAVRLPHDFLTERLAGTAMTDPGDASGTCWYSTATGAYDPELLALVGLDPALLPAVAATGAERIGSLTRSAAEALGLPEGIAVAAGTGDNMAAAVGLGLGGAGLLDHPVVSLGTSGTAFAATRTRPTSPALAGFAATDGGHLPLACTLNCTLAVDKVAALLGLDREDAEPGGEAVLLPYLDGERTPDLPHASGLLTGLRHTTTPRQLLGAAYEGAVFTVLRALDELPLGGGEGDGGPDGPAAHERPLRLIGGGARGRFWVDTVRRLSGRAVLIPESEELVALGAAALAAGAATGRDPVAVATAWGTGRGRGLPAVPRDEAAWRRIEDVLGGVLGGAAERAGRAGG